From the genome of Terriglobales bacterium, one region includes:
- a CDS encoding phospholipase D-like domain-containing protein, whose amino-acid sequence MASRKSSSVAVLLALLALGAYSYHQFQLERHARPLDAAPPGQVLSENHFSPGENLERLDVDRLRSAQQNVDIAMYAFTDKYIAETLVGLAQRGVRIRLYRDRSQYQQEQENAARYRDASTTDMLRGQTNIQIRVKASGRRDLMHLKSYVVDGTLLRDGSANWSAAGLKRQDNNAHFTNDPAQVRAFQQAFEAMWEAETNEIVQ is encoded by the coding sequence ATGGCGAGCCGAAAGTCCAGCTCGGTTGCGGTGTTGTTGGCCCTCCTCGCGCTCGGGGCGTACAGCTATCACCAGTTCCAATTGGAGCGGCACGCGCGGCCGCTGGACGCGGCGCCACCCGGACAGGTTCTAAGCGAAAACCATTTCTCTCCCGGCGAGAACCTGGAGCGGCTGGATGTTGACCGGCTGCGCAGCGCCCAGCAGAACGTGGATATCGCCATGTACGCCTTCACGGACAAATACATTGCCGAGACACTGGTGGGGCTGGCGCAGCGCGGGGTGCGCATCCGGCTGTATCGCGACCGCTCGCAGTACCAGCAGGAACAGGAAAACGCCGCCCGTTATCGCGATGCCTCGACCACCGACATGTTGCGCGGGCAGACGAACATCCAGATCCGCGTCAAGGCCAGCGGCCGCCGCGACCTTATGCACCTGAAGTCCTACGTGGTGGACGGCACACTCTTGCGCGACGGCAGCGCCAACTGGTCCGCCGCGGGGCTGAAACGCCAGGACAACAACGCCCACTTCACCAACGATCCCGCCCAGGTGCGCGCCTTCCAGCAGGCGTTCGAGGCCATGTGGGAGGCGGAGACGAATGAGATCGTGCAGTGA
- the tilS gene encoding tRNA lysidine(34) synthetase TilS yields the protein MRLTEKILAYVREQGLLRAGERVGAAVSGGADSVALLRALIELRDGLGIVISVLHFHHGIRGEEADADQRFVESLAAAHGLAFLTERGDAPATARARKLTLEEAARALRYAWIRKLLRERAVDAVATAHTADDQAETVLLRLLRGAGTRGLAGIYPRKKEEAGAVIRPLLAVRRAEVEDYLRGLGQEWREDPMNRDPGHARNRVRHELLPLLERDYSPGIVPVLADTAEIARGEEEFWQAEAARLLPQLAGGTAASGFSLDAVPLSRQPVAVQRRLLRAAAEAAGLRLSFHHCEQVRLLAGPGASGSCELPGGWRAALLRGRLVFERRAESAAPAGYEYRLSVPGEVEITELGTVIRASLVPLAAGKREYNRGRFLEPRKLGPELVVRNWRAGDRFWPAHSKSPKKVKEWLAARRVVGADRRLWPVVASGKDIVWMRGFPAAEPFVVATDESAVVIEEVARSVAEKDRASSPGADA from the coding sequence GTGCGGCTGACGGAAAAAATCCTGGCCTACGTCCGCGAACAGGGCCTGCTGCGAGCAGGCGAACGCGTGGGCGCGGCGGTTTCGGGCGGAGCGGATTCGGTGGCGCTGCTGCGCGCGCTGATCGAGCTGCGCGACGGGCTGGGCATCGTGATTTCCGTGCTGCATTTTCATCACGGCATCCGCGGGGAGGAAGCGGACGCCGACCAGCGCTTCGTGGAGTCGCTGGCCGCGGCCCACGGGCTGGCCTTCTTGACCGAACGCGGCGACGCTCCCGCCACCGCGCGGGCGCGCAAGCTGACGCTGGAAGAAGCGGCGCGCGCGCTGCGTTACGCCTGGATTCGCAAGCTGCTGCGGGAGCGCGCCGTGGATGCGGTGGCCACCGCGCACACCGCTGATGATCAGGCGGAGACCGTGTTGTTGCGGCTGCTGCGCGGCGCCGGCACGCGCGGGCTGGCGGGAATCTACCCGCGCAAGAAGGAGGAAGCCGGGGCTGTGATCCGGCCGCTGCTGGCGGTGCGCCGCGCCGAGGTGGAGGACTACCTGCGCGGGCTGGGGCAGGAGTGGCGCGAGGACCCCATGAACCGCGACCCGGGGCACGCCCGCAATCGCGTACGGCACGAGCTGCTGCCGCTGCTGGAGCGTGACTACAGTCCGGGAATCGTTCCCGTGCTGGCAGACACGGCGGAGATCGCGCGTGGCGAGGAAGAGTTCTGGCAAGCGGAGGCGGCGCGCCTCCTGCCGCAGCTCGCGGGGGGAACCGCCGCCTCCGGGTTTTCGCTCGATGCCGTCCCGCTCAGCCGCCAGCCGGTGGCGGTGCAGCGCCGCTTGCTGCGTGCGGCTGCCGAAGCCGCCGGCCTGCGTCTGAGCTTCCATCATTGCGAACAGGTGCGGCTCCTGGCAGGACCCGGGGCCTCCGGCTCCTGCGAGCTGCCGGGAGGCTGGCGCGCGGCTTTGCTCCGTGGCCGCCTGGTCTTCGAGCGGCGTGCGGAAAGCGCCGCGCCTGCCGGATACGAATACCGGCTGAGCGTCCCCGGCGAAGTCGAGATCACCGAACTGGGAACCGTGATTCGCGCCTCTTTGGTACCCTTGGCGGCCGGGAAGCGGGAGTATAATCGGGGCCGCTTTCTGGAGCCTCGGAAGCTCGGGCCGGAACTGGTGGTGCGCAACTGGCGCGCCGGAGACCGTTTCTGGCCGGCGCACAGCAAGTCGCCGAAGAAGGTGAAGGAATGGCTGGCGGCACGCCGGGTCGTCGGTGCCGACCGCCGGCTGTGGCCGGTGGTGGCCAGCGGCAAGGACATCGTCTGGATGCGCGGCTTTCCGGCGGCCGAACCCTTCGTGGTCGCTACGGACGAGAGCGCGGTGGTCATCGAGGAAGTGGCACGGAGCGTGGCGGAGAAGGACCGGGCGTCCTCTCCGGGAGCGGACGCGTGA
- a CDS encoding phosphoribosyltransferase family protein, whose amino-acid sequence MKQDGAKLQNLKTLISAEQIAKRVSEIAHQISTDYQGKTLYAVGVLEDSFIFMADLMRALEVPVVCQFLKPETKEKLQGATETTEIFYSPEVHVEGQHVILVEALVESGVTSDFLMRNLMGRGAVSVKLATLLDKQSARRIALQPDYFGFQIDNSFVVGYGLGGPILGRNLPYVATTEAAAKPAR is encoded by the coding sequence GTGAAGCAGGACGGCGCAAAACTGCAAAACCTGAAAACGCTGATCAGCGCGGAGCAGATCGCGAAGCGCGTGAGCGAGATCGCTCACCAGATTTCGACCGACTACCAGGGCAAGACGCTCTACGCCGTGGGCGTGCTGGAAGACAGCTTCATCTTCATGGCCGACCTCATGCGCGCCCTCGAAGTGCCGGTGGTCTGCCAGTTCCTGAAGCCGGAGACCAAGGAAAAGCTGCAGGGCGCAACCGAAACCACCGAGATCTTCTACAGCCCCGAGGTGCACGTGGAAGGACAGCACGTCATCCTGGTGGAAGCGCTGGTGGAGTCGGGCGTGACCTCGGACTTCCTGATGCGCAACCTCATGGGCCGGGGCGCGGTGAGCGTGAAGCTGGCCACCTTGCTGGACAAGCAGTCGGCGCGCCGCATCGCGCTGCAGCCCGACTATTTCGGCTTCCAGATCGATAACTCCTTCGTGGTGGGTTACGGCCTCGGCGGCCCCATCCTGGGCCGCAATTTGCCCTACGTGGCCACCACCGAAGCGGCGGCCAAGCCGGCACGTTGA